Within the Pseudomonas fulva genome, the region GCCTTTCTCGAAACGCACGCCGGCAAAGGCCGGGAAGAAGCGCTGGTAACCGAGGGCGACGTATTCGCCGCTCAGGGAAATACGCTGCTGCTCGGTTTCGCGGGCCTTGAGGCCGAAGCGCTTGGCGAAGGGGTTATCGCCATCGAGCAGTGCCTCGACGGATTCGGTGGCGTCGCGGCCGAGCTTGTCGTCCTCGCCGAACAGCATGCCGGGCGAGGACAGCACCAGCAGTTTGTCGCCATGGCTGGCCAACAGCAGGGCGCGATCACCCAGGTAATTGAGGCGGTACAGCGGCACGCTGCTGCCATCGACGCGCAGCTCGCCGGCCTGGCTGAGCTGGGTGTCGTCCAGCGCCACGTGGGCCAGGGGCTCGAGCACCTTGGCCAGGCCGCCGCGCTGCATGACCATCACGAAGTGCTTGAGCTTGCCGTCGGCGCCCTTCCACAGCGCCACGTCGGCGGGCTGGTCGAGCAACTCGTCGAGCAGGTTGTCGCGCAGTTTCAGGTCACGCTCGTAGATGATCCGCCGCAGGCTGCCGACCAGCCCCAAGCGGTCGGCATTGTGTTCGTAATAGAACACGAAGTCTTCGGTGAGGGTGTCGCGCAGCAACGGCACGGCCAAGAGGTCCTTGGGCAGGCGGCTGAGCGAGGCGCTTTCGATCAGCGCGTCGGGGTGCTTGAGGTCCAGGCCCAGGGCGCTGCGCTCACCGAGTTCGCGTGAGTCCTGACCGCAGGCGGCCAGCAGGCCGGCCGTCAGCAGCAGGGCGACGTGGCGCAGGTGGGCAGTGGTATTCCGGTTCATCCGAGCCTCGGGATATCAGTAATTGAAGGATTTGACGAACAGCAGCTCACCGATGGCGCGCAGCGGCACCACGAAGGTCTCGCGCTTCTCGTTGACGGTGTTCTCGTTGAAGATCAGGTTGATCTGCGCAGTGATGATCTCGTTCCCGTTGCTGCCGGCCTCGAAGTTGTAGCCCTCGCTGCCCAGATTGCCCCAGTAGTTCACGTAGACCAGGTAAATGCCCTGCAGCGGCGCGGTCATGGTGAACATTTCCGGGCCGGGGCCGTCGACGCTGTCGACATCCAGGCCGCCGCCATTGGTGAGTACCGGGTGGCTCCAGAACGCGTGCTGGCCATCCGGGGTGACCACGTGCAGGTCGAGTTCGGCCTTGGGGTCGTCCCAGCCGAGCACCATGCGGATACGCGCCGGCGTGCGCAGGTTGTTGGCTTCGAAGAACTGCACGCGCTTGAGCGATGAGCCCTCGCCGGCCACCAGCTCCACGCTGTTGGAGCCGGCGCCAACGGCGTAGGGCCGGGCGAAGCTGCCCTGCTCGTCGGTGTACAGCGGCAGCGGGTTGCCATTGACCACCAGCCGATGGGGCGCACGCACCCCGCCGATGTTCTGCAGGGTGCCTTCGATCAGGCTGCGCCCGCGCTGGGCGCCGCGGTCGATGGGCGGCGTCGGGTAGGCCACACGGGCATCGCTATCGCCGTCGTTGAGGCCGTAATAGCGCCAGCCGCCGCTGGGTGCCTGCAGGGAAACGGACGGTTCGCCGCCGCGAGGACCGGCCCAGCTCGATGGCATCGTCAGGGCAGCGCAAAGCAGCAGCACGCAGCGCGCCAGCCAGCGGCTGGCGGGAGCGAACCGAATCGCTCGGCGCTGCGAAAGAAAGCGAACCACCGCACTGCACTCCTTGTGCTGGCTCAGGGATCCTGGCGCCCGCACTTCACACTGTTGGCTCTGGAAAGGGTTTGGTCTTGGCTGTGGCGCCAGCAGCCTTTGCGGGCGCCGCCGTCACATCAAGTTACATGCTG harbors:
- a CDS encoding YfaP family protein, with amino-acid sequence MPSSWAGPRGGEPSVSLQAPSGGWRYYGLNDGDSDARVAYPTPPIDRGAQRGRSLIEGTLQNIGGVRAPHRLVVNGNPLPLYTDEQGSFARPYAVGAGSNSVELVAGEGSSLKRVQFFEANNLRTPARIRMVLGWDDPKAELDLHVVTPDGQHAFWSHPVLTNGGGLDVDSVDGPGPEMFTMTAPLQGIYLVYVNYWGNLGSEGYNFEAGSNGNEIITAQINLIFNENTVNEKRETFVVPLRAIGELLFVKSFNY